The following coding sequences lie in one Primulina huaijiensis isolate GDHJ02 chromosome 2, ASM1229523v2, whole genome shotgun sequence genomic window:
- the LOC140967901 gene encoding subtilisin-like protease SBT3: MDLLRSVILILFSWCFFFHHVCQSSAQRSTYIVHMDKSSMPKAFSSHHYWYSSILESVKSLNGNGLGPKHVYTYDNAFHGFSAVVSKDELEALKKSPGFLSAYEDGIVTPDTTHTYKFLSLNTVSGLWPASEYGKDAIIGVVDSGVWPESPSFKDDGMTEIPAKWKGKCQEGEEFNSSLCNKKLIGAQYFNAGVRAANPGVTITMNSARDDDGHGTHVGSTAAGNFVDGVSFFGYAPGTARGVAPRARLAAYKVLWNEGSLESDALAGIDQAVADGVDVLSISLSYRNTDLYENPIAIAGFGAREKGILVSVSAGNRGPSTATLLEGIPWAFVSASGTVDRWFAGTLTLGNGKRITGWTMFPLRAVVRSLPLVYNSTLSACNSTELLAEAPNDSIIVCNQTDETTDFFFLVRYLTQSNVRAAIIISEDTSILRSISFPHPGVVITPKEAQDVIKYAKNNDTARATIDFQQTRIGTEPRAAPALSASSSRGPARSYPGILKPDITAPGVLILAANNPNVIGPQVGNSVFLSTDYTLMSGTSMACPHISGIAALLIAAHPEWSPAAVQSAMMTTANPFDNTGEPIKDMGFDYRVATPLGIGAGQVDPNRALDPGLVYDATPQDYVNLVCSMNFTLEQTKTIIRSSYNCSNPSSDLNYPSFMALYEVQDKTTRLTRKFKRTVTNVGTGAATYTYKLEIPQGSTITVSPETLVFRKKNEKQSYTLTIRYRSSSDSKVTYGSITWVEVNGKRTVRSPIVVSPGVNND, encoded by the coding sequence atggacctGCTTCGATCAGTTATTCTGATTTTGTTCTcttggtgttttttttttcatcatgTTTGTCAATCTTCGGCGCAAAGATCTACGTACATTGTCCATATGGACAAATCCTCCATGCCTAAGGCATTTTCCAGTCACCATTATTGGTACTCTTCCATACTTGAATCGGTTAAATCATTAAACGGAAACGGACTGGGGCCGAAGCATGTGTATACGTACGACAATGCGTTCCATGGATTCAGTGCAGTGGTGTCGAAAGATGAATTGGAAGCTTTGAAGAAGTCACCTGGATTCCTTTCAGCTTATGAAGATGGTATTGTCACGCCAGACACTACGCATACCTATAAGTTCCTGTCTCTCAACACTGTTTCTGGGCTGTGGCCCGCATCTGAGTATGGGAAGGATGCTATCATTGGTGTCGTTGACAGTGGCGTTTGGCCTGAAAGCCCGAGTTTTAAAGATGATGGGATGACTGAGATTCCAGCAAAATGGAAGGGAAAATGTCAAGAAGGGGAAGAATTCAATTCATCGTTGTGCAACAAGAAACTCATCGGAGCACAATATTTCAATGCCGGAGTTCGAGCTGCGAATCCGGGGGTCACTATTACTATGAATTCTGCAAGGGACGACGATGGTCACGGCACGCATGTTGGATCCACTGCGGCTGGTAATTTTGTGGATGGTGTCTCGTTCTTTGGTTATGCTCCAGGTACAGCAAGAGGGGTTGCTCCAAGAGCTAGGTTGGCGGCTTATAAGGTCCTTTGGAATGAGGGCAGTTTGGAATCTGATGCTCTTGCGGGAATTGATCAAGCTGTGGCTGATGGGGTCGATGTGCTGTCGATTTCTTTGAGTTATCGAAATACTGATTTGTACGAGAACCCGATTGCCAttgcaggctttggtgctcgaGAGAAGGGAATTCTTGTGTCTGTCTCAGCTGGAAACCGAGGCCCGAGTACAGCAACTTTGCTTGAGGGGATTCCATGGGCTTTTGTGTCTGCATCAGGAACTGTGGATCGGTGGTTTGCCGGAACCTTAACTCTTGGAAACGGGAAAAGGATCACGGGATGGACTATGTTCCCTCTGCGAGCTGTGGTTAGAAGCTTGCCTCTAGTTTACAATTCGACCTTATCCGCCTGCAACTCTACCGAATTGCTTGCTGAAGCTCCCAACGATAGCATAATTGTATGCAATCAAACGGATGAAACCACGGATTTCTTTTTCTTAGTGAGGTATCTGACCCAGTCTAATGTCCGAGCAGCAATCATCATATCTGAAGATACCAGCATACTCCGATCCATTTCTTTTCCTCACCCAGGAGTGGTGATCACACCGAAAGAAGCACAAGATGTGATCAAATATGCAAAAAACAACGATACAGCGAGAGCAACCATTGATTTCCAACAAACTCGTATCGGGACAGAGCCGAGAGCTGCTCCGGCACTGTCAGCGTCTTCGTCGAGAGGCCCTGCACGAAGCTATCCCGGAATCTTGAAACCTGACATAACTGCACCTGGAGTGTTAATTTTAGCAGCAAATAATCCCAATGTTATCGGGCCACAAGTCGGGAACAGTGTCTTCTTGTCCACAGACTACACTCTCATGTCCGGAACTTCGATGGCATGTCCTCACATTTCCGGAATAGCTGCACTTCTAATTGCTGCGCACCCTGAGTGGAGCCCTGCCGCGGTTCAGTCCGCCATGATGACCACTGCAAATCCGTTTGATAATACTGGAGAACCAATTAAGGACATGGGCTTTGATTATCGAGTCGCAACGCCTCTTGGCATAGGAGCAGGGCAAGTTGATCCAAACCGAGCACTTGATCCAGGTCTTGTTTACGATGCCACCCCACAAGACTACGTCAATCTTGTCTGCTCAATGAATTTCACTCTAGAACAAACTAAAACCATCATAAGATCAAGCTACAACTGTTCGAATCCGTCATCTGATCTGAATTACCCGTCTTTCATGGCTCTATACGAGGTTCAAGATAAAACAACCAGATTAACCCGGAAATTCAAGAGAACTGTGACAAATGTCGGGACCGGTGCAGCCACATACACCTATAAGTTGGAAATACCACAGGGTTCGACGATAACGGTTTCGCCGGAGACTCTTGTGTTTCGGAAGAAAAACGAGAAGCAGAGCTATACTCTAACGATTCGGTACCGAAGTAGTAGTGATTCTAAGGTCACGTATGGTTCAATCACTTGGGTTGAAGTGAATGGCAAACGTACGGTGAGAAGTCCCATTGTGGTGTCTCCAGGGGTGAACAATGACTAG